A section of the Enterococcus montenegrensis genome encodes:
- a CDS encoding ABC transporter permease, with amino-acid sequence MNILDTIFILVQSATSQGVLWALLGIGVFLTYRILDIADLTAEGSFPLGAGITAISITNGIHPFAASLLGFLGGVLAGLVSGILHTKLKIPALLAGIITMTGLYSVTNRVMGAPNISLLGEKTVFSGLQALGIEKVNAVIIAGAAFTLLVVFILFLFFRTEIGLAIRATGDNLAMSEANGINTDNMKMIGYMLSNGCVALSGALLAQNNGFADLNSGVGTIVIGLASIIIAEVLFHNKTLLVRMLTIVLGAIIYRLILGVVFEFNVEPGDAKIASAIVLVICLAMPQFRQKFLPKAGKGGQKA; translated from the coding sequence ATGAATATTTTAGACACGATTTTTATCTTAGTACAGTCTGCCACATCTCAAGGAGTATTGTGGGCACTGTTAGGTATCGGCGTCTTTTTAACGTACCGCATTTTAGATATTGCCGATTTAACAGCCGAGGGAAGTTTTCCCTTAGGCGCGGGTATTACAGCAATTAGCATCACCAATGGTATCCATCCTTTTGCAGCTAGTCTATTAGGATTTTTAGGCGGTGTTTTAGCAGGCTTAGTTTCAGGGATTTTACACACCAAATTAAAAATTCCTGCTCTTTTAGCGGGGATTATTACCATGACGGGGCTTTATTCCGTTACCAATCGCGTAATGGGTGCACCCAATATCTCATTGTTAGGGGAAAAAACCGTTTTTTCTGGGTTGCAAGCTTTAGGCATTGAAAAAGTTAATGCCGTCATTATTGCCGGTGCTGCTTTTACGTTGCTAGTTGTCTTCATTTTATTTTTATTTTTCCGCACCGAAATCGGGTTGGCTATTCGTGCGACCGGTGATAATTTGGCCATGAGTGAGGCAAACGGAATCAATACCGACAATATGAAAATGATTGGATACATGCTTTCAAACGGCTGTGTTGCACTTTCTGGCGCTTTGTTAGCGCAAAATAATGGCTTTGCCGACTTGAATTCTGGCGTGGGAACGATCGTTATCGGTTTGGCTTCCATTATCATCGCAGAAGTTTTATTCCACAATAAAACCTTATTGGTGCGCATGCTAACAATTGTTTTAGGCGCGATTATTTACCGGTTAATTTTAGGGGTTGTTTTTGAATTTAACGTCGAACCAGGGGATGCAAAAATTGCCTCGGCTATCGTTTTAGTTATTTGTCTGGCAATGCCACAATTCCGCCAAAAATTCCTGCCAAAAGCTGGTAAA
- a CDS encoding ABC transporter substrate-binding protein, which yields MKMKKLGLCLLTIATLTLAACGTEKKASEKDGVTVGVLQLVEHGSLDAAYDGFKEGLAAGGYKEGDNLTLAYQNAQNNQDNLKSMSEKLLKDKPDLLLGIATPAAQSLANETSDIPIVVTAVTDLKEAKLVASDKKPGGNVTGTSDMVPIKKQIQLLLSIVPEAKTVGLMYNAGETNSKIQADLASAALKDAGVKVKVMTANTTNDVQQVTTSLAKDVDAIYVPTDNTFASAAAVVGEVAKQTKTPIIAGSVEQVDGGALATFGIDYKSLGKQAGQMAAKILKGDEKPSTTPVETAKKLELVINDDMAKAIGIDPASIKTPE from the coding sequence ATGAAAATGAAAAAATTAGGCTTGTGTTTGTTAACCATTGCAACCTTAACTTTAGCGGCATGTGGAACAGAAAAGAAGGCTAGCGAAAAAGATGGCGTAACTGTCGGTGTTTTACAATTGGTGGAACACGGTTCGCTGGATGCGGCTTATGATGGGTTTAAAGAAGGCCTGGCTGCCGGTGGATACAAAGAAGGCGATAATTTGACCTTAGCTTATCAAAATGCCCAAAATAATCAGGACAACTTAAAAAGTATGAGTGAAAAATTACTCAAAGATAAACCTGATCTTCTGTTAGGAATCGCTACCCCAGCGGCACAATCTCTGGCTAACGAGACCAGTGATATCCCCATCGTCGTAACAGCTGTGACCGATTTAAAAGAGGCAAAGTTAGTAGCCAGTGATAAAAAACCAGGAGGAAATGTTACCGGTACTTCTGACATGGTGCCAATCAAAAAACAAATTCAATTACTCTTAAGTATCGTCCCAGAAGCGAAAACTGTTGGCTTAATGTACAACGCCGGCGAAACCAACTCAAAAATCCAAGCAGATCTGGCAAGCGCGGCTTTAAAAGATGCCGGCGTGAAAGTAAAAGTTATGACCGCCAACACTACAAATGACGTACAGCAAGTCACAACTAGCTTGGCAAAAGACGTCGATGCCATTTACGTTCCAACTGATAACACCTTTGCCTCTGCTGCAGCAGTTGTCGGCGAAGTCGCAAAACAAACGAAAACACCAATTATCGCAGGTTCCGTAGAACAAGTAGACGGCGGCGCATTGGCAACTTTTGGCATTGATTATAAATCACTAGGCAAACAAGCCGGGCAAATGGCAGCAAAAATTCTCAAAGGCGATGAAAAGCCAAGCACTACGCCAGTTGAAACAGCAAAAAAATTAGAACTTGTAATCAACGACGATATGGCCAAAGCCATCGGCATCGACCCAGCATCCATCAAAACCCCAGAGTAA